CGAGCGCTACTGGGACCCCAGGCAGTACGCCGCGTGGCAGGACAGCATCTGGATGAACCCGCGCGTGGGCACCGTCAACGTGGGTGAGACCGAGGTCCTGCCCAGACGGGAACCCGGGTCGTGATCGCCTAAAATGCCGGCATGGCGAAGCTCTATTTCTACTATTCGGCGATGAACGCCGGCAAGACCACCAACCTGCTGCAGTCGGCACACAACTACCGCGAGCGCGGGATGCGGGTGTTGATCCTGGCGCCGCAGCTGGACAGCCGCGCCGGCAGCGGCACGGTGGCCTCGCGCATCGGCCTGAGCGCTGCGGCGACCACGTTCACTCCCGAGCAGGACCTGCAGTCGTTGGTCACGGCCGACATCGCCGCACACGGCGAGTTGCACTGCGTGCTGGTGGACGAGGCTCAGTTCCTGCACAAGCCGCAGGTCTGGCAGCTGAGCGAGGTGGTGGACGCCTTCGGTATCCCGGTGCTGTGCTACGGCCTGCGCACGGACTTCCGCGGCGAGCTGTTCGAGGGCAGCCAGTACCTGCTGGCCTGGGCCGATGAGATCAGCGAGATCAAGACGATCTGCCACAGCGGCAGCAAGGCGACGATGACCGTGCGGGTGGATGCGCAGGGCCGCGCGGTGCGCGACGGACCCCAGGTCGAGATCGGCGGCAACGAGCGCTACCTGTCGGTATCGCGCGCCGAGTACAAGAAGGTGGTCCGCGGCGAGGGTTCGATCGACCCGTTGCAGCCCTCGCTGTCCTTGCCGCCGGGCAAGGACTGACACCGAGGGTCCTGCTGCGCGCCCTGCAGGATCGCCGTCAGCCGTTCCAGGCGTTCGTCGGGCACGCTTGGGGACGCAGCGCCGCCGTCGAGCGACGCGACGCGCTGGAAAAGCGGCTCGGACCGCTGGGTGCGCGCGAGGGCGATCCGGCAACGCGACAGTTGCGCACGGAAGGCCGCGGTGGGCAGCGGCAATGCCAGCGGATGCTCGGCGATGCGTGCAAGGGCAGGTTGCATGACTTCGATGCAACCGGAGGGATCGCCGAGCAGTTCGGCCACCCTTCCGCGTTGGGTGATCGCGTCCAGTCCGAGTTGCTCCGGGATCGGGTGCATCGCGCCCAGCAGGAGCGCCTGGCGGTCCAGCAGTTCCTGTGCCTGCAGCGGCTCGTCCAGGCTGACGTGCAGGCCGGCGACTACCCCAAGGACCTCGGCGAGCGCGCCCGGCTGGTCCGCCAGCTCACGTTCGCCCCGCTCCACCGCGGTCGCCAGCAGCGCGCGCATGTCCATTGGCTCACCCTCGCGGGTCCCGCCGGCACTTTCCAGCACGCCGATCATGAACGCCTGGATGGCCTGCGCGCGCGCCGCCTCGGCGACCGCCTGGCGGGATTGCCACAGTCCCATTACCAGCGCGATCACGACGACGGCCGTGGTGAGCGTGCCGGTGGCGAGCTGCCAGCGGTGG
The genomic region above belongs to Lysobacter avium and contains:
- a CDS encoding thymidine kinase — protein: MAKLYFYYSAMNAGKTTNLLQSAHNYRERGMRVLILAPQLDSRAGSGTVASRIGLSAAATTFTPEQDLQSLVTADIAAHGELHCVLVDEAQFLHKPQVWQLSEVVDAFGIPVLCYGLRTDFRGELFEGSQYLLAWADEISEIKTICHSGSKATMTVRVDAQGRAVRDGPQVEIGGNERYLSVSRAEYKKVVRGEGSIDPLQPSLSLPPGKD